One Malania oleifera isolate guangnan ecotype guangnan chromosome 9, ASM2987363v1, whole genome shotgun sequence DNA segment encodes these proteins:
- the LOC131163575 gene encoding putative disease resistance protein At3g14460: MGGVGKTTLAQWVYNDKKVNEHFELKIWDCVSDPFDVKKLTRTILRSIDPNVSVGEALNNLQEKLVDKLTGKRFLLVLDDVWSKEKKCWDDFWAPFRTGAKGSKILITTRNEDVARIMQTVHTHKLESLLEKDSWELFRQHAFRNLSHVDSRKESIGKEIVKKCKGLPLAISTIGALLCSTPNVDGWEEILKSKRWGQWDDKHDETLSSLLVSYHYLPAPLKRCFAYCSIFPKDYEFDKEKLVLLWAAEGLLPITHGDTVEQIGRKYFDNLLLRSFFQLSRKNTFTMHDLMSDLAQEVSKGVCFKLDDEMEVDGQYEIPTGARHSSYIQKEYDAFSKFEPLSKCKALRTFLPLEGGGVECLLPNKVLFELLPKLRYLRMLSLNSYQISELPESIKNLKHLRYLDLSSTYIERLPESICCIYNLQTLLLHYCRKLHQFPDPIKNLKHLRYLDLSRTKIERLPESICDLHELQTLLLNGCKCLFELPMSIGKLTSLRCLDTFRTKLEKMPTGIGNLRSLHALPEFIVAGVDGQGNGASIEELKELSDLRGSLSIRGLQNVDNAREAMEANFANKQYLDALILQWKGGPDTTGTIHEEERLDQQSKVLEAILNQPVPMDTLKNLVVMGYEGRCIPGLDLDREVFEDGDEGSGKHMNVNFHHLQSLVIGECSRLKRIQQLHFPALEVMIIHGCAELTALFSMEKRKKSQCSDLPLNLTVFPILRELRIWNCPKLNKLPSNLPSSLVKLEITRCLELEALPRFASIRELNLGTCNDVVLETVVGLTTLVSLTIAGLKKLRVLPKQLLDQLTALEDLTICKCNRLESSYYSCPPQGQGWPDCAKLEVVQLSSLIALEKLELERVLVLPITSNQLGTMLPPTLQCLGIEEIKDLECFPDGMISNSHLENLNMQSCSRLKRFTSGGGERLPCESLRSLGLTAFTPADATNLKDLYIADCKNLESIPEGLHNLRSVCVLVIHTCPLIESIIITQDDNNIVGGGGGFGAITTAAAITNLQRIDVCNCESLKSITLQHHNLCLSSLKNLRIRWCPRLQHIPEHGEWLSPSLQSLNIEGCPNPRPLAQWGFHKLSCLTNLCIRGGREDSLLERLLPSTLTSLEIGDFSNLRSLSKGLHHLTSLQKLQIVECPKLSALPEDALPVNLSALYIQDCPRFEKQYLKKKNKKNGIHMYSHICVFI; encoded by the exons ATGGGTGGGGTTGGTAAGACAACCCTTGCTCAATGGGTGTACAACGATAAGAAAGTGAACGAGCACTTTGAGCTAAAAATTTGGGATTGTGTCTCTGATCCATTTGATGTTAAGAAATTAACAAGAACAATACTGCGGTCAATTGATCCAAATGTTTCTGTTGGAGAAGCCCTCAATAACCTTCAAGAAAAATTGGTAGATAAACTAACTGGAAAAAGGTTTTTACTCGTTTTGGATGATGTATGGAGTAAAGAGAAGAAATGTTGGGATGACTTTTGGGCACCTTTTAGAACAGGGGCCAAAGGTAGCAAAATTTTGATAACGACTCGCAATGAAGATGTAGCACGAATCATGCAAACTGTTCATACGCACAAGCTAGAGTCATTACTTGAAAAAGATAGTTGGGAATTGTTTAGGCAACATGCATTTCGAAATTTGTCCCATGTAGATTCACGAAAGGAATCCATTGGCAAAGAGATTGTGAAAAAATGCAAGGGCTTGCCCTTGGCAATATCAACAATTGGAGCACTTTTGTGCTCCACACCAAATGTTGATGGATGGGAAGAGATATTAAAGAGCAAACGATGGGGTCAGTGGGATGATAAACACGATGAAACTCTTTCATCCTTGTTAGTAAGTTATCACTATCTCCCTGCACCTTTAAAGCGATGCTTTGCCTATTGTTCAATATTTCCGAAGGACTATGAATTCGATAAGGAAAAGTTAGTTTTACTATGGGCTGCAGAAGGCTTGTTGCCAATTACGCATGGGGATACAGTGGAGCAAATAGGTCGAAAATATTTCGACAATCTACTTTTAAGGTCATTTTTTCAGTTGTCTCGCAAAAATACTTTCACGATGCATGATCTTATGAGTGATCTTGCACAGGAGGTCTCTAAGGGAGTGTGTTTTAAGTTGGATGATGAAATGGAGGTTGATGGGCAATATGAAATTCCCACGGGTGCTCGTCACTCTTCGTACATCCAGAAGGAATATGATGCTTTCAGCAAATTTGAGCCCCTCTCTAAATGTAAGGCTTTGAGAACCTTCCTACCATTAGAAGGTGGTGGCGTGGAATGTTTGTTGCCTAATAAGGTATTGTTTGAGTTGTTGCCAAAACTACGGTACTTGCGGATGTTATCCTTGAATAGTTACCAAATTAGTGAATTGCCAGAGtcaattaagaatttaaaacatctacGGTACCTAGACTTGTCTTCGACTTATATTGAAAGGCTACCTGAATCAATATGTTGCATCTACAATTTGCAAACCTTGCTTTTACATTATTGCCGTAAGCTTCATCAGTTTCCGGATCCAATTAAGAATTTGAAACATCTACGGTACCTAGACTTGTCTAGGACTAAAATTGAAAGGTTACCTGAGTCGATATGTGACCTCCATGAGTTGCAGACTCTGCTTTTGAATGGATGTAAATGTTTGTTTGAGTTGCCTATGTCCATTGGCAAACTAACTAGCTTGCGATGCCTTGATACTTTCAGAACGAAGTTGGAGAAGATGCCCACTGGAATTGGCAATTTGAGAAGTCTCCATGCGTTGCCTGAGTTTATTGTTGCAGGGGTGGATGGACAAGGAAACGGGGCTTCCATAGAAGAGTTGAAGGAGCTGTCAGATCTGAGGGGAAGCCTCTCCATAAGAGGTTTGCAGAACGTGGACAATGCGAGGGAAGCAATGGAAGCCAATTTTGCGAATAAGCAATATTTGGATGCACTAATCTTACAGTGGAAAGGGGGGCCTGATACTACCGGTACCattcatgaagaagaaagacTTGATCAGCAAAGCAAAGTGCTTGAAGCGATTCTAAACCAACCAGTACCCATGGACACCTTAAAAAACCTTGTGGTTATGGGTTATGAAGGTAGATGTATTCCTGGATTAGATTTGGACAGAGAAGTATTTGAAGATGGAGATGAAGGGAGCGGTAAACATATGAACGTTAACTTCCATCATCTTCAGTCACTTGTGATTGGGGAATGCTCTCGATTAAAGAGAATACAGCAGCTCCATTTCCCTGCATTGGAGGTCATGATCATTCATGGTTGTGCAGAATTAACGGCCCTTTTTTCaatggaaaaaaggaaaaaatctcAATGCAGCGATCTCCCCCTCAATTTAACAGTATTTCCCATCCTTCGTGAACTCAGAATTTGGAATTGTCCCAAGTTGAACAAATTACCCAGTAATCTTCCCAGCTCTTTGGTGAAGCTCGAAATAACGAGATGCTTGGAGTTGGAGGCACTTCCCAGATTCGCATCAATTCGCGAATTAAATCTGGGCACTTGCAATGATGTGGTTCTGGAAACCGTGGTTGGCCTCACCACGCTCGTCTCCTTGACGATTGCAGGTCTCAAGAAGTTGAGGGTTTTGCCGAAACAGCTTTTGGACCAGTTAACTGCACTTGAAGATCTCACCATATGTAAGTGCAATCGGCTGGAGTCTTCGTACTACTCATGCCCGCCACAAGGACAAGGATGGcca GATTGTGCAAAACTGGAAGTGGTTCAATTGTCCTCTCTCATAGCACTCGAGAAGTTAGAGCTAGAGCGTGTTCTAGTTCTTCCAATCACCAGCAATCAGCTTGGGACAATGCTGCCACCCACGCTTCAGTGTCTTGGGATAGAGGAAATCAAAGATTTGGAGTGCTTTCCCGATGGGATGATAAGCAACAGTCATCTTGAAAACCTAAATATGCAAAGCTGTAGTCGTCTCAAAAGGTTTACAAGTGGAGGCGGCGAGCGATTGCC TTGTGAATCTCTTCGATCCCTGGGGTTAACGGCTTTCACACCCGCTGATGCCACTAATCTCAAAGACCTTTACATAGCCGACTGTAAAAATTTGGAGTCCATTCCTGAGGGTCTCCACAACCTCAGATCAGTCTGTGTGTTGGTTATCCATACATGTCCTCTTATCGAGTCCATCATCATCACTCAGGATGATAATAATATtgttggaggaggaggaggtttTGGAGCCATTACCACTGCCGCTGCCATCACCAATCTCCAAAGGATTGATGTCTGCAATTGTGAAAGTCTCAAGTCCATTACACTACAACACCACAACCTCTGCCTCTCCTCCCTTAAAAACTTGAGAATACGCTGGTGTCCCAGGCTGCAGCACATTCCAGAACATGGTGAATGGCTCTCCCCCAGCCTTCAATCCCTTAACATTGAAGGCTGTCCAAATCCCAGGCCCTTGGCACAATGGGGTTTCCACAAACTCTCTTGTCTGACAAATCTCTGCATCAGGGGTGGACGTGAGGATTCCTTGCTAGAGCGGTTGCTTCCCTCCACTCTCACCTCTCTTGAGATAGGCGATTTCTCAAATCTTAGGTCCCTATCCAAGGGCCTCCACCACCTCACCTCTCTTCAAAAACTGCAAATTGTCGAGTGCCCTAAGCTGTCAGCCCTTCCAGAAGATGCGCTGCCTGTGAATCTCTCTGCTCTTTATATACAAGACTGCCCTCGATTCGAAAAGCAGTACctaaagaagaagaataagaagaatgGCATACATATGTACTCTCACATCTGTGTATTTATCTAA